The Streptomyces sp. NBC_01244 genome contains a region encoding:
- a CDS encoding site-specific integrase, which yields MKGSTHRRCYCRDADTGRPLGKRCPKIANRKHGSYSIRQELPLREDGTRRAFNRAGYESLKAAQADLDHVRALLGIPETDDPEGVADIAALLEQVADEKAPLPDVEETRRRLRAGTSLLGSITVGEWLDRWLASKKTRKTTTNGYASHIRVHLRPRIGHLRLDRLNVAHLVEMFDALADANEEIESHNLARREQIARCKPSKAGRPVAAERALLAAERAKLAAMDPFRKPTGPATRQSIRRTLRAALNGAIRQQLITFNPASHVELESGKRPKPLLWTDARVERWRITGEKPSPVMVWTPAQFGAFLDEAEGDRLYALFHLSGTRGLRRGECVGQEWSDVDLDGGQITPAKEIVVDGWDPYESAPKTDGSASTIALDSLNVAALREHRARQLKERKKWGKAWQDTGKVFTQESGAWLHPETASETFRQILARTGLPPITLRDLRHVSATLTHGGGGDLHTIKETLRHSTITLTSDTYTSLLPEVDQAAAEAAAQLVPRARSSAS from the coding sequence TTGAAGGGCTCCACCCACCGCCGCTGCTACTGCCGAGACGCGGACACCGGCCGCCCGCTGGGCAAGCGCTGCCCCAAGATCGCCAACCGGAAGCACGGCTCGTATTCGATCCGCCAGGAGCTCCCGCTCCGCGAGGACGGCACCCGCCGTGCCTTCAACCGCGCCGGGTACGAGAGCCTGAAGGCCGCCCAGGCCGACCTGGACCACGTACGCGCCCTCCTCGGCATACCGGAAACGGACGACCCCGAGGGCGTGGCCGACATCGCGGCGCTCCTGGAGCAGGTGGCTGACGAGAAGGCCCCGCTTCCGGACGTCGAGGAGACCCGGCGCCGGCTGCGGGCCGGGACCTCGCTCCTCGGATCGATCACTGTCGGCGAATGGCTGGACCGCTGGCTCGCGTCGAAGAAGACGCGGAAGACCACGACGAACGGCTACGCCTCCCACATCCGCGTCCACCTCCGGCCCCGGATCGGGCATCTCCGCCTCGACCGTCTGAACGTCGCCCACTTGGTCGAGATGTTCGACGCCCTTGCCGATGCCAACGAGGAGATCGAGTCCCACAACCTGGCCCGGCGCGAGCAAATCGCCCGCTGCAAGCCGAGCAAGGCGGGCAGGCCCGTCGCGGCCGAGCGGGCGCTCCTGGCCGCCGAGCGGGCCAAGCTGGCCGCGATGGACCCCTTCCGAAAGCCGACGGGCCCGGCGACCCGGCAGAGCATCCGCCGCACGCTGCGCGCCGCGCTGAACGGAGCGATCCGCCAGCAGCTCATCACCTTCAACCCGGCGTCCCACGTCGAGCTGGAATCCGGCAAGCGTCCGAAGCCTCTGCTGTGGACGGACGCCCGCGTGGAGCGGTGGCGCATCACCGGCGAGAAGCCCTCCCCCGTCATGGTGTGGACCCCGGCCCAGTTCGGAGCCTTCCTCGACGAGGCCGAGGGCGACCGGCTGTACGCCCTCTTCCACCTCTCCGGCACCCGCGGTCTGCGCCGGGGCGAGTGCGTCGGGCAGGAGTGGTCCGACGTCGACCTGGACGGCGGGCAGATCACGCCGGCCAAGGAGATCGTGGTGGACGGCTGGGACCCCTACGAGTCCGCACCGAAGACGGACGGCAGCGCCAGCACCATCGCCCTGGACAGCCTGAATGTCGCCGCGCTGCGCGAACACCGCGCCCGCCAGCTGAAAGAGCGGAAGAAGTGGGGGAAGGCTTGGCAGGACACCGGCAAGGTCTTCACCCAGGAGAGCGGCGCCTGGCTCCACCCCGAGACCGCCTCGGAGACCTTCCGGCAGATCCTGGCCCGCACCGGCCTGCCGCCGATCACCCTTCGTGATCTACGCCACGTCTCGGCCACGCTCACCCACGGCGGTGGAGGCGACCTCCACACGATCAAGGAGACGCTCCGGCACTCCACGATCACGCTGACCTCGGACACCTACACGAGCCTGCTCCCCGAGGTCGACCAGGCAGCAGCCGAAGCGGCGGCCCAGCTCGTGCCGCGCGCCCGCTCTTCCGCCTCCTGA
- a CDS encoding phage tail sheath family protein: MPENTFPGIYVEETLGLGLSVAGGETAVPLFLGDFGDAVESVAPLASWLDFTQLGDTLSASSFAAVMRGYFANGGSRCYLANTAGRSLEDTLAAVEGFSDITILVAPGLWDEGEKQAGEWARALARYAASHRAMAILHADRAHTPAQARAAVDSWVLDSHAAVYYPWVRQQGTGEDTVVPPSGILAGIWARTDRERGVWRAPANVALAGITGLEYKASDQDQSDNMSLNFLREFAGRGTLVWGARTLATGDDTTWRYIPVRRLVDTVSRDVSTALRSAVFSPNTPATWESVRAAVDSYLHALWQKGGLMGNTAAEAYFVQVGKGVTMTQDDVDNGRLIVKVGLAVTRPAEFLILQHTVELAQGQ; encoded by the coding sequence ATGCCGGAGAACACGTTCCCGGGAATCTACGTGGAGGAGACCCTCGGACTGGGGTTGTCCGTGGCCGGAGGAGAGACGGCAGTGCCGCTCTTCCTCGGGGACTTCGGGGATGCCGTGGAATCAGTGGCGCCCCTGGCGAGCTGGCTCGACTTCACTCAGCTCGGTGACACGCTCAGCGCGTCGTCTTTCGCAGCGGTCATGCGCGGCTACTTCGCCAACGGCGGCAGCCGCTGCTACCTGGCCAACACGGCCGGACGCTCGCTGGAGGACACCCTCGCGGCGGTGGAGGGATTCAGCGACATCACCATCCTGGTCGCCCCGGGCCTGTGGGACGAGGGCGAGAAGCAGGCGGGCGAGTGGGCCCGCGCCCTGGCCCGCTACGCGGCGTCCCATCGGGCCATGGCGATCCTGCACGCCGACCGCGCACACACCCCCGCGCAGGCGCGCGCCGCCGTCGACAGCTGGGTCCTGGATTCCCACGCAGCGGTCTACTACCCCTGGGTACGCCAGCAGGGCACCGGCGAGGACACGGTGGTCCCGCCATCGGGAATCCTCGCCGGCATCTGGGCCCGCACGGACCGGGAGCGGGGCGTCTGGAGGGCCCCGGCGAACGTCGCTCTGGCCGGGATCACCGGCCTGGAATACAAGGCGAGCGACCAGGACCAGAGCGACAACATGTCGCTGAACTTCCTGCGCGAGTTCGCCGGCCGGGGGACCTTGGTCTGGGGGGCCCGCACTCTCGCGACGGGAGACGACACCACCTGGCGCTACATCCCGGTGCGGCGGCTGGTCGATACCGTCTCCCGGGACGTCTCCACCGCCCTGCGGAGCGCTGTCTTCTCGCCCAACACCCCGGCCACCTGGGAGAGCGTGCGCGCTGCGGTCGACAGCTACTTGCACGCCCTGTGGCAGAAGGGCGGACTCATGGGCAACACGGCGGCGGAGGCTTACTTCGTTCAGGTCGGGAAGGGCGTCACCATGACCCAGGACGACGTCGACAACGGAAGGCTGATCGTCAAGGTAGGTCTCGCCGTCACCCGTCCCGCCGAGTTCCTGATTCTTCAGCACACCGTCGAGCTGGCCCAGGGGCAATGA